A single genomic interval of Streptomyces sp. NBC_00663 harbors:
- a CDS encoding cytochrome P450: MTQSFELPVDKRRNVLDPVPELLALNARAPLFRPPGGMPHWIVTDREVVRQILADAERFSSMPPPEPDGRKPDPHPGSLLQTDGAEHSRLRRLVAPMFTVRQMKALEPMMARIVDQRLEVLERAGRPADLMRYFARPVSGLILAELIGLPRDDLSELSRLGDHRASGHSPRRHPATSEYVGHFRKLAAAQRRDPGEGLAGMLIREHGDAVSDEEVAGICESVANGSIENTAETIGLGVLALLCRPDQLALLRERPELMDRAVEELLRYVSVVASVSPRTALVDVEIGGELIKAGEVVSCSVFAANRCPYGGDDGTADRLDIAREPANHLALGFGVHFCLGAALARLQLRIALAGLLERFPGLRLGTGVEELRFRSLAPQFGVETLPVLW, encoded by the coding sequence ATGACTCAGTCGTTCGAGCTTCCGGTCGACAAGCGCCGGAACGTCCTGGACCCGGTGCCGGAGCTCCTGGCACTCAACGCGCGGGCGCCGCTGTTCCGGCCCCCGGGCGGGATGCCCCACTGGATCGTGACCGATCGCGAGGTGGTGCGGCAGATCCTCGCCGACGCCGAACGGTTCTCCAGCATGCCGCCGCCCGAGCCGGACGGCCGCAAGCCCGATCCGCACCCGGGGAGTCTGCTCCAGACCGACGGGGCCGAGCACAGCCGGCTGCGGCGGCTGGTGGCGCCGATGTTCACGGTGCGGCAGATGAAGGCGCTGGAGCCGATGATGGCGCGGATCGTGGACCAGCGGCTGGAGGTGCTGGAGCGGGCCGGCCGCCCCGCCGACCTGATGCGGTACTTCGCCCGGCCGGTGTCGGGCCTGATCCTCGCCGAGCTGATCGGCCTGCCCCGCGACGACCTGTCCGAGCTGTCCCGGCTCGGCGACCACCGGGCGTCCGGGCACAGCCCGCGCCGGCACCCGGCGACGTCGGAGTACGTGGGGCACTTCCGGAAACTGGCCGCGGCCCAGCGCCGCGATCCGGGCGAGGGCCTGGCCGGGATGCTGATCCGCGAGCACGGGGACGCGGTGTCGGACGAGGAGGTGGCCGGCATCTGCGAGAGCGTCGCCAACGGCTCGATCGAGAACACGGCGGAGACCATCGGCCTCGGCGTCCTGGCGCTGCTGTGCCGTCCCGACCAGCTGGCCCTGCTGCGGGAGCGGCCCGAGCTGATGGACCGGGCGGTGGAGGAGCTGCTGCGCTATGTGTCGGTGGTGGCGTCCGTGTCACCGCGTACCGCGCTGGTGGACGTGGAGATCGGCGGTGAGCTGATCAAGGCCGGTGAGGTGGTGTCGTGCTCGGTGTTCGCCGCGAACCGCTGCCCCTACGGCGGCGACGACGGCACCGCGGACCGGCTGGACATCGCCCGGGAGCCCGCCAACCACCTGGCGCTGGGCTTCGGCGTGCACTTCTGCCTGGGTGCGGCGCTGGCGCGGCTTCAGCTGCGCATCGCGCTGGCGGGGCTGCTGGAGCGGTTCCCCGGGCTGCGGCTGGGCACCGGCGTGGAGGAGCTGCGGTTCCGGTCGCTGGCACCGCAGTTCGGTGTAGAGACGCTGCCGGTCCTGTGGTGA
- a CDS encoding ferredoxin — protein sequence MADTADTADSTDTTVAARVEIRVDRDSCVGSGACALFEPDFFDQSEEDGLVVPRVREAGPEALPALRTAASRCPARAIVLVPADGPEGACDGQASAGWDRSD from the coding sequence GTGGCTGACACGGCGGACACAGCAGACAGCACGGACACCACAGTCGCGGCCCGGGTGGAGATCCGGGTGGACCGGGACAGCTGTGTGGGCTCGGGCGCCTGCGCGCTGTTCGAGCCGGACTTCTTCGACCAGTCGGAGGAGGACGGCCTGGTGGTGCCGCGGGTGCGTGAGGCGGGCCCGGAGGCGCTGCCCGCGCTGCGCACGGCCGCGTCCCGCTGTCCCGCCCGCGCCATCGTGCTGGTGCCGGCCGACGGACCGGAAGGCGCCTGCGACGGTCAGGCAAGTGCCGGGTGGGACCGCTCTGACTGA
- a CDS encoding peptidoglycan-binding protein, whose amino-acid sequence MTSQEEGTVARTVAQEAPAPAEAPGVEGGELELRPEAVPSFDGSGAAGDPEPVDRPRRRRRGMRVVLVTACVVVVAAVAAGAALGVFGGGDDDPEAKAPSGPPATTQVKRTTLTSSQALDGQLGYGDTVAVQAPAASGSAQSGQAQGGGGAGAGIVTWMPSDGDTITRGKPVYKVNQQSVPLLYGSVPLYRTLKPGVSGSDVKMLEKNLKALGYGGFTVDDDYTSDTADAVEEWQDDLGRAETGQVTAGDAVVASGARRVAKAELAVGDSLTGDVLTWTGTDRVISVDLPVQYADLAKKGGKSTVTLPDNTTVTAVVTDIGTPTSSGDSAGSGQDQQNSSDSGSSNATVPVELKVEDAKKLGAYQAASVSVEFAAETRANVLAVPISALFALPGGGYAVEVVTGSTSEYRKVQLGTFGNGMVEVSGTGITEGTVVGVPK is encoded by the coding sequence GTGACCAGTCAGGAGGAGGGGACCGTCGCGCGGACGGTCGCCCAGGAAGCGCCGGCCCCCGCGGAAGCGCCGGGCGTCGAGGGCGGGGAGCTGGAGCTGCGGCCCGAGGCCGTCCCCTCCTTCGACGGGAGCGGCGCCGCCGGGGACCCGGAGCCGGTGGACCGGCCCCGCCGTCGCCGCCGCGGGATGCGCGTCGTCCTGGTCACCGCGTGTGTGGTGGTGGTCGCCGCGGTCGCGGCCGGTGCCGCCCTCGGGGTGTTCGGCGGCGGGGACGACGACCCCGAGGCGAAGGCGCCGTCCGGGCCGCCCGCCACGACCCAGGTCAAGCGGACGACGCTGACCAGCTCGCAGGCGCTGGACGGTCAGCTCGGGTACGGCGACACGGTGGCCGTGCAGGCCCCGGCCGCGTCCGGCTCGGCGCAGTCCGGGCAGGCGCAGGGCGGTGGCGGGGCGGGCGCCGGGATCGTCACCTGGATGCCCTCGGACGGCGACACGATCACCCGCGGCAAGCCGGTCTACAAGGTCAACCAGCAGTCCGTACCGCTGCTTTACGGCTCGGTGCCGCTGTACCGGACGCTGAAGCCGGGCGTCAGCGGTAGCGACGTCAAGATGCTGGAGAAGAACCTGAAGGCGCTCGGCTACGGCGGCTTCACGGTGGACGACGACTACACCTCGGACACGGCCGACGCCGTCGAGGAGTGGCAGGACGACCTGGGCCGTGCGGAGACCGGGCAGGTGACGGCCGGCGACGCGGTGGTGGCGTCCGGCGCGCGGCGGGTCGCCAAGGCGGAGCTCGCGGTCGGCGACAGCCTCACCGGTGACGTGCTCACCTGGACGGGCACCGACCGGGTCATCTCCGTGGACCTTCCCGTGCAGTACGCGGACCTGGCGAAGAAGGGCGGGAAGTCGACCGTCACGCTGCCGGACAACACCACGGTGACCGCCGTGGTGACGGACATCGGCACGCCGACCTCGTCCGGCGACTCCGCGGGCTCCGGCCAGGACCAGCAGAACTCCTCGGACTCGGGCTCCTCGAACGCGACCGTTCCGGTCGAGCTGAAGGTCGAGGACGCCAAGAAGCTCGGCGCCTACCAGGCCGCCTCCGTCAGCGTCGAGTTCGCGGCGGAGACCCGCGCGAACGTGCTGGCGGTGCCGATCAGCGCCCTGTTCGCGCTGCCGGGCGGCGGCTACGCGGTCGAGGTGGTGACCGGGTCGACGTCGGAGTACCGCAAGGTGCAGCTCGGCACGTTCGGCAACGGCATGGTCGAGGTCTCCGGCACCGGCATCACCGAGGGCACGGTCGTGGGGGTCCCGAAGTGA